The DNA region CCCGCACAGCAGGAACGGGATCTGGGACGCCGTACGGGAGTTGGCGGCCGGCGGCACCACCGTGCTGCTCACCACCCAGTACCTGGAGGAGGCCGACCGGCTCGCCGACGAGGTCGTCCTGGTCGACGGGGGCCGGGCCGCCGAGCGCGGCACCCCGACCGAACTCAAGGCGCTGATCGGCAGTTACGCCGAGGTCGTGGTCGCCGAACCGGCGGCCCTCGAAGCGGCCGCGGCCGTGCTCGACCGGCTCACCGGGTCGCTGCCGGTCCTGGACGCCGAGCGCCGCACGGTCGGCGCGGTCACCACCGACCCCTCCCTGACCCTCCCCCGGCTCGTCCGCGAGATCGACGCGGCCGGCGTCCCCGTCCTCGACGCCTCGCTGCGCCCGCCCACCCTCGACGAGGTGTTCCTGCGCCTCACCGAGCGCGGCGCGGGCCCCGACGCCACCGACCGCACCGGCACCCACCACACCGGCACCGACCGCAAGGAGTTCGCCGCATGAGCGCGAGCGCTCTCGTCCACGACGGCACCGCGATGCTCGGGCGGAATCTGCTGCGGGTCCGGCACGCCCCGGCGATCACCGTCATGACGCAGACGATGCCGATCGTCTTCCTGCTCTTCTTCGGGTACGTGTTCGGCGGCGCGCTCGCCATGCCGGGCGCCGACTACCGGGCGTTCCTGGTGCCGGGCATGCTGGTGGCGACGGCCGCCAACGGGGTGATGACCGGGATGTTCCAGGCGGCCCAGGACACCCACCGGGGTGTGACGGACCGGCTGCGGACCCTGCCGGTGAGCCGGGCGGCGGTGCCGCTGGGGCAGGCGCTCGCCGATCTCGTCACCACCGCGGTGGGCACGGTTCCGCTGCTGCTCGTCGGCCTCGCGATGGGCTGGCGGATCGAGGGCACGGCCGTCGAGGCGGCGGGCGCGCTGGGGCTGCTGCTGCTCTTCCGGTTCGCGGCGACCTGGGTGGGCATCCTGCTCGGGCTGGCGTCGAAGAGCGAGGAGGCGGCCGGTCAGCTGGGCAGCGCCACCTTCATGCTGCCGCTGCTGTCGAACGCGTATCTGCCGACCGACGGCATGCCGGGCTGGCTGCGCACGGTTTCGGAGTGGAATCCGATCTCGGCGGTGTCGACGGCCGTCCGGGGGCTGTTCGGGAACGCGCCGGTGCCGGCGCCCGGCGAGGCGGCCTGGCCGGTGACGCACCCGGTGGCCGGGGCGCTGCTCTGGTCGCTGGCGCTGCTCGCGCTGTGTGTCCCGGCGGCGGTCAGGCGCTGCGCACGGGGCTGAGCCGGGACGCCGACCGGTGCCGGGAGGCGGGGCGGGGCCGGTGGGGAGAGGGCGCCGGACGGGCGGGGACACGTCCGGCGGCGGGTCGGAAGCGGGTCGTGGGCCGAGCGGGGGCGGGCGGGAGCGAAGCGTCGGGGTACGCGGGAGCCCGGCCCGGACGGCCTGTCAGCGCGGGGCGTCGAGGGTCAGTGGTGGCTGCCGAAGAGCGAGCGGCGGAGCCGGCGGAGCGGGGCGAAGAGCGAGACCCGCGAGCTGCGGCTGCGGTGGCCCTGCACCGGCACCTCACGCGTACGCGTCGTCAGTTCCCGCATGAGCAGGGTCGCCTCGGCCGCCTCGCGCTGCGGTATGGCGGGACCGCCGAGCACCGCGAGATGGCGGTCGAGTCGCGAACTCGTCGCGCTGCTCCCGCAGGTGATGGCAGGCACTCGCGGCCTGCTGCGCATTGCTATCTGTTCCATGTCACTCCCCACCCGTACGAGGGCACCCGGCCCGGGCAGGTTAACCCTATCGCTCCGCTACGACACCCGTGTATTCCGGCCGCAGGATTCACCGCTTGTGTACGGGGGTTGACGATCACTGTCCGAATCCGTCTGGTTCCAGGGTGAGTTGGACAGCGCTCGAACACCTGTCGAACCGTCACGAACCATCCTGCACGCCCGGCCCCCACCAGCGGCCCCGCAACAGGGTGTGATCTCCGCCACCAAAAGCGGCGACCCTCCGCTACCGTGGAGAGATGACGGTCATCGCGGGGCGTTACCGGCTGCTCGACGTGCTCGGCGAGGGCGGGATGGGCACCGTCTGGCGCGCCCGGGACGAGGTCCTGGGGCGCGAGGTGGCGGTCAAGGAGGTACGCGCCCCGGCCGGTCTGCCGGACGCCGACCGCGAGCGGTTGTTCGCCCGCCTGGAGCGGGAGGCCCGGTCGGCCGCGCGGATCACCCATCGCAATGTCGTCACCGTCTACGACGTGGCCCTGGACGACGACCGCCCCTGGATCGTGATGGAGCTGGTCCGCGGGCTCACCCTGGCGGAGACCCTGGAGGCCGAGGGGCCGCTGCCGCCGCGCCGGGCGGCGCACGTGGGCGCCGAGGTGTGCGCGGCGCTGCGCGCGGCGCACGAGGCGGGGGTGCTGCACCGGGACGTGAAGCCGGCGAACGTGCTGCTCGCCAACGACGGGCGGGTGGTGCTCACCGACTTCGGGATCGCCGCCGTGGAGGGCGTCTCGCCGCTGACCATGACCGGCGAGCTGATCGGCTCGCCCGAATACCTGGCGCCCGAGCGGGCCCTGGGGCACACGCCGGGGCCCGCGGCCGACCTGTGGTCGCTCGGCGTGCTGCTGTACGCGGCGGTGGAAGGCGTGTCGCCGTTCCGGCGGGAGACGCCGCTGGACACCCTGCGCACGGTGGTGGACGAGGAGCCGCTGCCGCCCGCGCACGCCGGGCCGCTGGCGCCGGTGATCGAGGGGCTGCTGCGCAAGGAGCCGGAGCAGCGGCTCTCCGCGCGGGTGGCGGAGGATCAGCTGCGCCTGGTCGGCGCGGGCGGCGCGCCGCGCACGGAGCCGCCGCCGGCGGGGGCGTACGCGCCGCTCCCGGTGGGAGGTCCGGGCGGGCCCGGCGGGACCGGCGGGCCTGGTGGCACCGGGCCGACCGCCCCGATGCCCGTACCTGCCCCGGTGCCCGGCCCTGGCCCGGAGGAGTCCGGCCGTCCGCGCCGGCGGTGGGGTCTGGTGGCCGGGATCGCCGCGCTGCTCCTGGTGGCGGGCGGGCTGACGTACGCGGCGCTGCGCGACTCGGGTGCGGACGACGGCGGTTCGCCGGTGCCGCCGGTGACGACGAGCGCGCCGACGACGGCACCGAGCACCGCCTCGCCGTCCACGTCGGCGGAGACGGGCACCACCTCGCCGAGCGCGACGACCACTCCCCCGGTGTCGGTGATCGTGAGCGTGCGGGCGGTGCGCGACACATACGAGGGCGCGTGTCCGCCGCCGCTCGACGCGGCGCCGCAATTCGCGGCGGCGGTGACGGTGGACCGGACGCCGGCGACCGTGTCGTACCGCTGGGCGACGGAGAGCGGCGAGAAGCAGGACGCGGCCTGGCGGACCCTGGACTTCCCCGAGGGCGGGCCGACCGAGCAGCGGCTGACCCGGACTCAGGCGGACTATCCGGCGGGGGCGCAGGTGAGCGACCGGATCCGCCTTGAGGTGCGGGATCCGGTGGCCCGCGAGTCGAACTGGGTGGATTTCTCGGTGACGTGCGAGGAGACGGCCCCGCCGCCGTCGTCGCCGCCCGCGACGACGGCGACTCCTTCGGGCGGGACCGCCTCCCCGGGCGGTGCTCCCGGCGGTGCGCCGGGCGGTGGTGCGGGGACGGCCGCGGCTATGCCACGCCGCTGAAGGTCGGCAGATAGCCGCCGGACTGTCCGGCGGCGGTCGGGTGGTACGACTCGCCGATGTTGAGCCAGTTGAGGCTGTGCAGCCAGGACGAGCCGGAGCAGATCTCGTGGCCGGTGAAGGCCGGGACGACGCCGGCGAAGGGGAAGCCGTGGTTTGCGGCGCGCTTGGCGGTGGCGGCGTTGAGGTAGTCGGAGGCGTCGTTGATGGCGCGGCGCTCGTTCTCGCTCAGGCCGGCCACGCAGGTGCCGTTGAGCTGGTAGAAGCGCGGGTAACCGAGCACCACCACGCGGGCGTTGGGGGCCTTGTTGCGGATGGCGTTGTAGACCGAGTCGAGCTTGCCGGGCAGGGTCGTGTCGACATAGCTCTTGGCTTGATTCACTCGGTTGATACAGGTCGCCTCGGACTGCAGGACACAGGTCGTCATGACGTCGGCGAAACCGGCGTCGTTGCCGCCGATCGTGATCGAGACCAGGTCGGTGCCGGTGTTGAGGGGTCCGAGCTGATTCGCCGTGACATCACCCGTTCGGGCGCCCGAGCAGGCGGTGAAGGCGAAGGAGGACGGCGCGTGGGCGTTCTTCCAGAGGACCGGATAGGCCTTGGTGGAGCGCTTGCAGTCGCCGCTGGCGCTGTCGTAACTCCCGGCTCCGACACCGGAGGAGTACGAGTCGCCCAGGGCCACGTAGTCCACCGCGGCGGTCTCGGCGGCCTGTGCGACCCCGGCCCCGGTGAGGGCGAGGACGGCGCCGAGGAGCAGCGAGGACGAGAAGGCCGTAAAACGGGACAGTTTCATGGAACCTCCCTGTAGCAGGATCTCTGCGTTACCAGGTAGTAGCAGCGGATCCCGCCCACCGGAAGTGTTCATGTCAAAACTCGTGGTGGACGCGCGTTGAAACCTCTTCAGGAACCAATGGATTCAAGCCAGTCGACGAACCGTCACGAAGTACCGCGAGGAGGGTACGAGGAGGGGTACGAGGAGAGGTGCGCGGACCTTCCGCGCCCCTCCCGCTCGTACCCCCTGCCCGGCCTACTCCTCGTACGCGGCCCGCAGCGCGTCCCGCACCGCGGCGCTCGCCGCGTCGTGGCTGAGGCCCAGGCGGTGGGCCTCCGTGGCATAGGCCGCGGCGGCCGTGGCGGCGAGCCGGGAGGCCGCGTCGGAGGCGGCGGCGATGAAGGTGCCGTTGCGGCCGCGGGTCTCGATCACACCGTCCGCCTCAAGGGCCTTGTACGCCTTGGCGACGGTGTTCGCCGCCAGGCCCAGGTCCTCCGCGAGACCGCGCACCGTCGGGAGCTTGTAGCCGACGGGCAGCTCGCCCGAGCGGGCCCTCTCCGAGATATGGGCGCGCAGTTGTTCGTACGGAGCGGTGGTGGAACGGGGATCCACGCTGATTCGAAGCGTCACCCGCCTGATTCTGCACCCGGCCCGCCGGAAAATGGGAGGCGGGCGGCGCGGCCCGGCGCATACCGTGCGGTGACATGACTGTGATCGTCCGCGATGTACGGCCCTCGGCCCCCGAGGACGCCGAGGCCTTCGCCCGGGTGCGGCGCGCCGCGCTGCCCTGCATGCTCGCGACCGGCCGGCAGGTGGCCCACGACTGGGCGCATGCCCATCCCGACGCCCACGCCAGGCCGCTGCTCGCCGAGGCCGACGGGCAGGTGATCGGCACCGCCGAGGTGTCGTTGGCCCACGAGTCGCCCGAGCCGGGCATCGGTGACGTCAATGTCTACGTCGACCCCGCGCACCGCCGCCGGGGTGCCGGGGCGCTGCTGCTGCGCGCCGCCGAGGAGCATCTGGCGTGTGCCGGGGCGGACACCCTCTACAGCTGGGTGCTCGACGAGCCGGCGAACCTCGCCTTCGCCGGGCGCCACGGCTATGCCGGCAGCCGCTCGGCCTATTTCCTGCGCCTCGACCTGACGACGGCCGCACTGCCGCCGCTCCAGGAGGCGCCGGCCGGGGTGGAGCTGCGCACGGCGGCGGACTTCGCCGCCGACCCGCGCCCGCTGTTCGAGCTTGACGCGCTGACCACGGCCGACGAGCCGGGTGACGTGGCGGCCGAACTCGACGACTACGCGCACTGGCTGGCCACCACCTGGGAGCACCCGCTGCTCGACCGGGAGCTGACCACGGTCGCGGTGGTCGACGGCCGGCCGGTCGCCTTCAGCGCCGCCCGCACCGACGGAGAGGGGCGCTACGGCTCGGGGATGACCGGTACCCACCCGGACCACCGGGGCCGGGGCCTGGCCAAGCTGGTGAAGAACGCCTCGCTGCATCTGGCCCGGGCGGCCGGCTGCACGGAGGCCTTCACCGGCAACGACGCCGAGAACGCCCCCATGCTGGCCGTCAACCGATGGTTCGGCTACGAGATCCGCGCGAAGGAGACCCGTCATGTCCGCCGCCTCGGTTGAGGTCGAGATCGCCCTGGTGAAGGCCGGGCGGACCAAGATCCGCTATCCGGCCGAGCTGCTCGCCGACGACGGGACGCGCCTCACCGTACGCGCGCCGTGGGCCGCCGAGGGCGTCCGGGACTTCGGCTTCGTGCGCTTCGAGCCGGGTGACGTCTTCACCGAGCACTACTGGCGGGACCGGTGGTACGCGGTGAAGGAGGTCCGGGCGGGCGACGGCACGCTCAAGGGCTGGTACTGCGATGTGACCCGGCCGGCCGTGGTGGCCGCGGACGGCACGGAGGTGGTGGTCGAGGACCTGGACCTCGACCTGTGGGTGTCGGCCGACGGGCGCGAGGTGCTGCGGCTCGACGAGGACGAGTTCGCGGCGAGCGGGCTCGCCGCCGCCGACCCGGCGGCGGCCGAGCGTGCCGTACGCGCCCTCGACGAGCTGGCGGCGCTCGGCCGGGACGGACTGGTCCGGCTGCTCAGCCGAGCGTGACGTCCGCGTCCTCGGTGGCGAGGAAACCGGGCATCGGCAGGCCCATCGGGCCGGTGGCGGTGAGCTGCATCAGGGTGGCTTCCACCTGTGCCGTACCGGCGCGGTAGGCGGGCTCCTTGACGACGGCGGTGTTGGTCCAGGGGTGCACCAGGCCGTCGCAGACGGCCTGGGTGCCGCCGATCCCGGTGGAGCGGTCCGCCTGGATCAGCCGGGAGCTGACGAAGACCGGTCCCGCGCTGTCGTCGACACAGCGGTAGGTGCCGGAGAGGGTGACCGTGCCGTCCGCGGCGACCGTGCCCCGCGGGTCGACGGAGACTCCGTCGGCGGGGCCGGCGTAGGCGGTGGGGGCGGTGGCCGCGGCGGAGGCGAGCAGGGCGCCGGCGAGGACGAGGCGAGCACGCATCGTGGGGAATCCCTTCGGGGGTGGGGTGGGACGCTGCCCGCCAGGGATACCGGATCAGGCCGCCGACTGTCCGAAACTCACCCCTTCGGGGGCGCGTTGAGGAATTTCCCGATGTGCGTACGGTCGTACGACGCTCCCGCCCCCTCCCCCGGCACCGCCCGCCCCGCCCCGCCCCGGTCACGCTCGGGCGGTGGCCTCGCGGCGCCGTCCGATCAGCTTCCGCAGCAGCGGCCAGGCCAGCAGGATCAGCACGACCGCGTACACGGTGACCGAGAACGGGGTGTCGACGAGTCCGGCCGGCGAGCCGTCGCTGATCTGGAGGGCGCGGCGGAGCTGCTGTTCGGCGGCCGGGCCGAGGATGACGCCGATGACGGCGGGCAGGACGGGCAGTCCGTAGCGCCGCATGCCGAAGCCGACGAGCCCGATGGCGAGCAGGATCACCAGGTCGAGGGCGGCGCCGCCGACCGCGTACGCGCCGACGGCGGCGAAGAACAGGATGCCGGCGTAGAGGTACGGGCGGGGGATGCGCAGCAGTTTCGCCCAGACCGGCGCGAGCGGCAGGTTGAGCGCGAGCAGCAGCACCATGCCGACGAACAGCGAGGCGATCAGGCCCCAGACCAGGTCGGGTTCGCGTTCGAAGAGGAGCGGGCCCGGCTGGATGCCGTACTGCTGGAAGGCGGCGAGCATCACGGCGGCGACGGCGGTGGTCGGAAGCCCGAGGGTGAGCATGGAGACCAGGGTGCCGGCGGCGGAGGCGGAGGCGGCGGACTCGGGGCCGGCGACGCCCTCGATGGCGCCCTTGCCGAACTCGTCCTTGTGCCGGGAGAGACGCTTCTCCGTCACGTACGACAGGAAGGTGGGGATCTCCGCGCCGCCGGCCGGGATCGCGCCGAACGGGAAGCCGATGAGCGGTCCGCGCAGCCAGGCCTTCCAGGTGCGCTTCACGTCGGAGCGGCCGAGCCAGGGGCGGCCCACCGGGATGGCCTCGCCGGTGGTGCGGCGCAGATGGGCGGCGACCCACAGGGCCTCGCCGATGGCGAAGAGTCCGACGGCGACGATGACGACGTCGACCCCGTCGGCGAGCTGGAGGGAGCCGAAGGTGAGGCGCTGCTGGCCGGTCATCCGGTCGAGGCCGATCAGGCCGATGGTGAGGCCGATGAGGAGGGAGGCCAGGCCGCGGATCCGGGAGGAGCCGAGGACGGAGGTCACCGCGATGAAGGCGAGGACCATGATGGCGAAGTAGTCGGGGGCGCCGATGTCGACGGCGAGCGCGGCGACCGTCGGGGCGAGCGCGACGAGCAGGATCGTGCCGGCCAGGCCGCCGGTGAAGTGGCCGATGGCCGCGGCGGCGAGGGCCTGCGCGCCCCGCCCGGCCTTGGCCATCGGATTGCCTTCGATGGCGGCGACCACGGCCGCGCTCTCGCCGGGGGTGTTGAGCAGGATGGAGGTGGTGGAGCCGCCGAACATGGCGCCGTAGTAGATGCCGGCGAACATGATGAAGGCGCCGGTCGGCTCCAGGCCGTAGGTGACGGGGAGCAGCAGGGCGACGGCCATGGCGGGGCCGATGCCGGGGAGCACGCCGATGGCGGTGCCGAGCAGGACGCCGACGGCGGCCCACAGCAGGTTCATCGGGGTCAGCGCGGTGCCGAACCCGTCGAGCAGGGAGGTGAGCGAGTCCATGGGTCAGAGCACTCCCATCAGCGGGCCGCCGGGCAGCGGGACTCCGAGCAGGTTGTTGAAGACGACATAGGTGAGGAGGGAGAGCGCGGCGGCGATCAGCGGGTCGCGGTGGTGGTGGCGGCTGCCGAGGGCGTAGGCGGCGCCCCAGAAGAGCAGGGCGCCGGAGACCGGGAAGCCGAGCGGGCCGATGAGCACGGCGAAGCCGAGGAAGACGCCGGCGAGGAGCAGGACGGTGCGCCAGTCGCTCGGCTCGGTCAGGTCGATGTCCTCGCCGCCCTCGGCCTCGCCGCGGCCGCCGCGCAGGACGTCGACGGCGAGGAGGACGGCGACGACGAGCAGGCCGGCGCCGACGACGAGGGGGACGGTGCGGGGGCCGACGGGGCCGCGCTGTCCGATGTCCACGGTCATGGTGAGCGCGTCGGTGAGGACGAGGACACCGAGGAGGAACAGCAGGGCGCTGACGCCGAGTTCGGAGTGCTCGCGCAGCCAGGACGTGCGGGCGGCGGTGGGGGCTTCGGTGGTTTCGGGGGTCTTGGTGGTCTCTGGCGTCGTGTCGCCGGTCGTGGTCACAGGCCGAGCTCCTTCAGGACGGTTCCGACCTGCTTGTCCTGGGCGGTGAGGAAGGTGCCGAACTCCTCGCCGGGCAGGAAGGCGTCGTTCCAGCCGTGGGTCTTCAGGGACTCCCGCCATTCCTTCGAGGCGTGCAGTTCGGTGACGAGGCCGACGAGCTTGTCGCGTTCGGCGTCGGTCAGCCCGGGCGGGGCGACGATCCCGCGCCAGTTGATGAACTCGGTGTCGAGGCCGGCCTCGCGCAGGGTGGGCGCGTCGAGTCCGGGGACGCGTTCGGCGCCGGTGACGGCGAGCAGGCGCAGTTCGCCGGCCTTGATCTGGTCGAGGTACTCGCCGACGCCGGAGACGCCGAAGGCGACCTTGTTCCCGAGGATGGAGGCGAGGAGTTCACCGCCGCCGTCGAAGGGGACGTAGTTGACGTCCTTCGGGGCGATGCCGGCGGCGCGGGCCATCAGCATGGGCGCGAGGTGGTCGGGTCCGCCGGGCGAGGAGCCGCCGCCGACGGGCAGTTTGCCGGGGTCCTTCCGCCAGGCGGCGAGCAGCTCCTGGATGGTCTTGTACGGGGAGTCCTTGCCGACCACGACGATGTCCTGCTCCATGGTGAGCCGGGCGATCGGGGTGGTGTCGGCGAGGGTCTTCGGCGTCTTGTTGGTGTGGACGGCGCCGACTACGCCGAGGCCCATGGACATGGCGAGCCGGCCGTTGCCGTGCTCGCCGACGAGCCGGGTGAGGCCGACGGTGCCGCCGGCGCCGGGCAGGTTGAAGACCTCGATGTCGGAGGTGAGTCCGGCGTCCTCGGCGTTCTTCGCCGCGGTGCGGGCGGTGATGTCGTAGCCGCCGCCGGGGGTGTTGGGGACCATGAAGCGCAGGCCGGGTATCTGTGTGCCGGTGCCGGCGCCGCTGCCGGAGGTGAGCAGCGGCGGTCCGACGAGCACGAGCAGCGCCGCCCCGAGCAGGGCGAGGGGAGTGCGCAGGCGCACGGGTGCCGCCTCTCGAAGGGGAACGGGGGGAACGGGGGGGAACGGGGAGATCGGGGGATGTCTCAGGGACGCCTCGGGGATGTGAGGTGGCCCACATGTTGCCTGCGCGTGAGGAAGCTGTCTCTCTTCCGCAACCAACGGACGTTGTGGTCCTTGTGGTCGCGTCCTACCTTGTCGGCGTGACGAAGGTGCTGGTGGTCGACGACGACTTCATGGTGGCCAAGCTGCACTGCCGCTATGTGTCGGCGGTGCCGGGCTTCTCCGTCGCCGGGGTCGCGCACACCGGCGCCGAGGCGCTGCGCGCGGCGCACGCGCTGCGGCCGGATCTGCTGCTGCTCGACATCTTCCTGCCGGACATGGACGGGATCGCGGTGCTGCGCGAGCTGCGGGCGGCGGGGCTCGCGACGGACGCGCTGTTC from Streptomyces fradiae includes:
- a CDS encoding ATP-binding cassette domain-containing protein, producing the protein MTTTTYAVLSEGLQKRYGDVHALRGLDLAVPEGTVCGILGRNGAGKTTAVRVLTTLVRPDGGSARVAGCDVVRDPAGVRRRIAVTGQYASVDGDLTGAENLRLFARLLRAPRSRADELLERFGLAEAAGRPARTYSGGMRRRLDLAASLIVPPRVLFLDEPTTGLDPHSRNGIWDAVRELAAGGTTVLLTTQYLEEADRLADEVVLVDGGRAAERGTPTELKALIGSYAEVVVAEPAALEAAAAVLDRLTGSLPVLDAERRTVGAVTTDPSLTLPRLVREIDAAGVPVLDASLRPPTLDEVFLRLTERGAGPDATDRTGTHHTGTDRKEFAA
- a CDS encoding ABC transporter permease, producing the protein MSASALVHDGTAMLGRNLLRVRHAPAITVMTQTMPIVFLLFFGYVFGGALAMPGADYRAFLVPGMLVATAANGVMTGMFQAAQDTHRGVTDRLRTLPVSRAAVPLGQALADLVTTAVGTVPLLLVGLAMGWRIEGTAVEAAGALGLLLLFRFAATWVGILLGLASKSEEAAGQLGSATFMLPLLSNAYLPTDGMPGWLRTVSEWNPISAVSTAVRGLFGNAPVPAPGEAAWPVTHPVAGALLWSLALLALCVPAAVRRCARG
- a CDS encoding serine/threonine-protein kinase; this encodes MTVIAGRYRLLDVLGEGGMGTVWRARDEVLGREVAVKEVRAPAGLPDADRERLFARLEREARSAARITHRNVVTVYDVALDDDRPWIVMELVRGLTLAETLEAEGPLPPRRAAHVGAEVCAALRAAHEAGVLHRDVKPANVLLANDGRVVLTDFGIAAVEGVSPLTMTGELIGSPEYLAPERALGHTPGPAADLWSLGVLLYAAVEGVSPFRRETPLDTLRTVVDEEPLPPAHAGPLAPVIEGLLRKEPEQRLSARVAEDQLRLVGAGGAPRTEPPPAGAYAPLPVGGPGGPGGTGGPGGTGPTAPMPVPAPVPGPGPEESGRPRRRWGLVAGIAALLLVAGGLTYAALRDSGADDGGSPVPPVTTSAPTTAPSTASPSTSAETGTTSPSATTTPPVSVIVSVRAVRDTYEGACPPPLDAAPQFAAAVTVDRTPATVSYRWATESGEKQDAAWRTLDFPEGGPTEQRLTRTQADYPAGAQVSDRIRLEVRDPVARESNWVDFSVTCEETAPPPSSPPATTATPSGGTASPGGAPGGAPGGGAGTAAAMPRR
- a CDS encoding SGNH/GDSL hydrolase family protein, with protein sequence MKLSRFTAFSSSLLLGAVLALTGAGVAQAAETAAVDYVALGDSYSSGVGAGSYDSASGDCKRSTKAYPVLWKNAHAPSSFAFTACSGARTGDVTANQLGPLNTGTDLVSITIGGNDAGFADVMTTCVLQSEATCINRVNQAKSYVDTTLPGKLDSVYNAIRNKAPNARVVVLGYPRFYQLNGTCVAGLSENERRAINDASDYLNAATAKRAANHGFPFAGVVPAFTGHEICSGSSWLHSLNWLNIGESYHPTAAGQSGGYLPTFSGVA
- a CDS encoding GntR family transcriptional regulator; this encodes MTLRISVDPRSTTAPYEQLRAHISERARSGELPVGYKLPTVRGLAEDLGLAANTVAKAYKALEADGVIETRGRNGTFIAAASDAASRLAATAAAAYATEAHRLGLSHDAASAAVRDALRAAYEE
- a CDS encoding N-acetyltransferase family protein encodes the protein MTVIVRDVRPSAPEDAEAFARVRRAALPCMLATGRQVAHDWAHAHPDAHARPLLAEADGQVIGTAEVSLAHESPEPGIGDVNVYVDPAHRRRGAGALLLRAAEEHLACAGADTLYSWVLDEPANLAFAGRHGYAGSRSAYFLRLDLTTAALPPLQEAPAGVELRTAADFAADPRPLFELDALTTADEPGDVAAELDDYAHWLATTWEHPLLDRELTTVAVVDGRPVAFSAARTDGEGRYGSGMTGTHPDHRGRGLAKLVKNASLHLARAAGCTEAFTGNDAENAPMLAVNRWFGYEIRAKETRHVRRLG
- a CDS encoding DUF402 domain-containing protein, coding for MSAASVEVEIALVKAGRTKIRYPAELLADDGTRLTVRAPWAAEGVRDFGFVRFEPGDVFTEHYWRDRWYAVKEVRAGDGTLKGWYCDVTRPAVVAADGTEVVVEDLDLDLWVSADGREVLRLDEDEFAASGLAAADPAAAERAVRALDELAALGRDGLVRLLSRA
- a CDS encoding DUF6299 family protein — its product is MRARLVLAGALLASAAATAPTAYAGPADGVSVDPRGTVAADGTVTLSGTYRCVDDSAGPVFVSSRLIQADRSTGIGGTQAVCDGLVHPWTNTAVVKEPAYRAGTAQVEATLMQLTATGPMGLPMPGFLATEDADVTLG
- a CDS encoding tripartite tricarboxylate transporter permease, yielding MDSLTSLLDGFGTALTPMNLLWAAVGVLLGTAIGVLPGIGPAMAVALLLPVTYGLEPTGAFIMFAGIYYGAMFGGSTTSILLNTPGESAAVVAAIEGNPMAKAGRGAQALAAAAIGHFTGGLAGTILLVALAPTVAALAVDIGAPDYFAIMVLAFIAVTSVLGSSRIRGLASLLIGLTIGLIGLDRMTGQQRLTFGSLQLADGVDVVIVAVGLFAIGEALWVAAHLRRTTGEAIPVGRPWLGRSDVKRTWKAWLRGPLIGFPFGAIPAGGAEIPTFLSYVTEKRLSRHKDEFGKGAIEGVAGPESAASASAAGTLVSMLTLGLPTTAVAAVMLAAFQQYGIQPGPLLFEREPDLVWGLIASLFVGMVLLLALNLPLAPVWAKLLRIPRPYLYAGILFFAAVGAYAVGGAALDLVILLAIGLVGFGMRRYGLPVLPAVIGVILGPAAEQQLRRALQISDGSPAGLVDTPFSVTVYAVVLILLAWPLLRKLIGRRREATARA
- a CDS encoding tripartite tricarboxylate transporter TctB family protein, giving the protein MREHSELGVSALLFLLGVLVLTDALTMTVDIGQRGPVGPRTVPLVVGAGLLVVAVLLAVDVLRGGRGEAEGGEDIDLTEPSDWRTVLLLAGVFLGFAVLIGPLGFPVSGALLFWGAAYALGSRHHHRDPLIAAALSLLTYVVFNNLLGVPLPGGPLMGVL
- a CDS encoding Bug family tripartite tricarboxylate transporter substrate binding protein, coding for MRLRTPLALLGAALLVLVGPPLLTSGSGAGTGTQIPGLRFMVPNTPGGGYDITARTAAKNAEDAGLTSDIEVFNLPGAGGTVGLTRLVGEHGNGRLAMSMGLGVVGAVHTNKTPKTLADTTPIARLTMEQDIVVVGKDSPYKTIQELLAAWRKDPGKLPVGGGSSPGGPDHLAPMLMARAAGIAPKDVNYVPFDGGGELLASILGNKVAFGVSGVGEYLDQIKAGELRLLAVTGAERVPGLDAPTLREAGLDTEFINWRGIVAPPGLTDAERDKLVGLVTELHASKEWRESLKTHGWNDAFLPGEEFGTFLTAQDKQVGTVLKELGL